The proteins below come from a single Campylobacter concisus genomic window:
- the rpsE gene encoding 30S ribosomal protein S5, which produces MEKYNREEFEEVIVDIGRVTKVVKGGRRFRFTALVVVGNRNGLVGFGYGKAKEVPDAMRKAIDDAFKNIIHVKIKGTTIPHDVEVKYNASRMLLRPASEGTGVIAGGSARPIIELAGIKDILTKSLGSNNSANVVRATIKALSLLKS; this is translated from the coding sequence ATGGAAAAATATAATAGAGAAGAATTTGAAGAAGTAATCGTCGATATCGGTCGGGTTACAAAGGTTGTTAAAGGTGGCCGTAGATTTAGATTTACGGCTTTAGTTGTTGTTGGTAATAGAAATGGTCTAGTTGGCTTTGGTTATGGTAAAGCTAAAGAGGTACCAGATGCGATGAGAAAAGCAATTGACGACGCATTTAAAAATATTATCCATGTTAAGATCAAAGGCACAACTATCCCTCACGACGTAGAGGTAAAATATAACGCAAGTAGAATGCTACTTCGCCCAGCTAGTGAGGGTACTGGTGTTATCGCTGGTGGTAGTGCACGTCCTATTATCGAGCTTGCAGGTATTAAGGATATCCTTACTAAATCACTTGGCTCAAACAACTCAGCAAACGTCGTTCGTGCTACTATAAAAGCACTTAGTTTGCTAAAAAGCTAA
- the rplR gene encoding 50S ribosomal protein L18 codes for MTAKVLKRKIALRIKRKRRIRGKISGVATCPRVSIFKSNRTLYVQAIDDVTATTLAAVDGRKIGIKANKEGAVTLAKEFAKALKAKKIDVAVFDRNGYLYHGVIAAFAEALRENGIKL; via the coding sequence ATGACAGCAAAAGTACTAAAAAGAAAAATCGCTCTTAGAATTAAGAGAAAAAGAAGAATCAGAGGTAAAATTTCTGGTGTTGCAACTTGTCCAAGAGTTTCTATTTTCAAATCAAACAGAACTCTTTATGTTCAAGCAATTGATGACGTTACAGCTACTACACTAGCTGCGGTTGATGGCAGAAAGATAGGCATAAAAGCAAATAAAGAAGGTGCGGTCACTTTAGCTAAAGAATTTGCTAAGGCTTTAAAAGCTAAGAAGATAGATGTTGCAGTTTTTGATAGAAATGGTTATTTGTATCATGGCGTTATCGCAGCATTTGCTGAAGCTTTAAGAGAAAATGGCATCAAGCTATAA
- the rplF gene encoding 50S ribosomal protein L6, whose protein sequence is MSRIGKQPIAIPSGVDVSVENNVLKFKKGNHIKELDTKGHVDVKIENGHIVFAPKGEDRQSRAYWGTYRALANNIVTGITAGFTRQLEINGVGYKAAAKGKILELSLGFSHLINYELPAGVEASVEKNVITIKGDDKQVVGQVAAQVRGFRPPEPYKGKGVKYLEERIIRKAGKTSKK, encoded by the coding sequence ATGTCACGTATTGGAAAACAGCCTATCGCTATCCCAAGTGGTGTAGACGTTAGTGTTGAAAATAATGTCCTAAAATTTAAAAAGGGCAATCATATAAAAGAGCTTGACACAAAAGGTCATGTTGATGTCAAGATAGAAAATGGTCATATAGTTTTTGCTCCAAAAGGCGAAGATCGCCAAAGTAGAGCTTACTGGGGAACATATAGAGCACTTGCTAATAACATCGTAACTGGTATCACTGCGGGATTTACTCGCCAGCTTGAGATCAACGGCGTTGGTTACAAAGCAGCTGCAAAAGGTAAAATTTTAGAGCTTTCTCTTGGTTTTTCACACCTTATCAACTATGAGCTACCAGCAGGCGTTGAAGCTAGTGTTGAGAAAAACGTTATTACTATCAAAGGTGATGACAAACAAGTAGTAGGTCAAGTGGCTGCTCAAGTTAGAGGATTTAGACCACCTGAGCCATACAAAGGCAAAGGCGTTAAATATCTAGAAGAACGCATCATCCGCAAAGCGGGCAAGACATCTAAGAAGTAA
- the rpsH gene encoding 30S ribosomal protein S8, which yields MLNDLISDGLTRIRNASMRKLETAKLLHSKVVEATLSILAAKGYVESYNVIEEGNKKFINVVLKYDEYGRSVINELKRVSKPGRRVYQGKDDIKRFKNGYGTVIVSTSKGVMSGIEASKAGVGGEVLCTVW from the coding sequence ATGTTAAACGATTTAATATCAGATGGATTAACACGCATTAGAAATGCAAGTATGAGAAAGCTTGAAACTGCGAAATTGCTTCATTCTAAGGTTGTTGAGGCTACTCTTTCTATCCTTGCAGCAAAAGGCTATGTAGAGAGCTACAACGTTATCGAAGAAGGTAACAAGAAATTTATAAACGTAGTTTTAAAGTATGATGAGTACGGCAGAAGCGTTATAAACGAGCTTAAAAGAGTTTCAAAACCTGGTCGCCGTGTTTATCAAGGCAAAGACGACATTAAGCGTTTTAAAAATGGTTACGGAACAGTTATTGTTAGCACAAGCAAAGGCGTTATGAGCGGTATTGAAGCAAGTAAAGCTGGTGTTGGCGGCGAAGTTCTTTGTACAGTTTGGTAA
- a CDS encoding type Z 30S ribosomal protein S14, with translation MAKKSMIAKAARKPKFAVRGYTRCQICGRPHSVYKDFGICRVCLRKMANEGLIPGLKKASW, from the coding sequence ATGGCAAAGAAATCAATGATAGCAAAAGCTGCACGCAAGCCAAAATTTGCGGTTCGCGGCTATACTAGATGCCAAATTTGCGGTCGCCCGCACTCTGTTTATAAAGATTTTGGAATTTGCCGTGTTTGCCTAAGAAAAATGGCTAACGAAGGCCTAATACCTGGTCTTAAAAAAGCAAGTTGGTAA
- the rplE gene encoding 50S ribosomal protein L5 encodes MSRLKDKFNETIKPALVKEFDIKNPMLIPALEKIVISVGAGDSAKDQKVLQNMADTISLIAGQKAVITDAKKSVAGFKVREGFPVGIKVTLRKEQMYAFLDKLISVALPRVKDFRGLPKNGFDGRGNYNFGLSEQLMFPEVEYDKILRTHGMNITIATTAKNDKEAFKLLELFGVPFAKGK; translated from the coding sequence ATGAGTAGATTAAAAGATAAATTTAACGAAACTATCAAGCCAGCTCTCGTAAAAGAATTTGACATCAAAAATCCAATGCTTATCCCTGCACTCGAGAAAATTGTGATCAGTGTAGGCGCTGGAGACTCTGCTAAAGATCAGAAAGTGCTTCAAAATATGGCTGATACCATTTCACTTATCGCTGGACAAAAAGCAGTTATCACTGATGCTAAAAAATCAGTTGCTGGCTTTAAAGTTCGCGAGGGTTTCCCTGTTGGTATCAAAGTAACTTTGAGAAAAGAGCAAATGTATGCTTTCTTAGATAAGCTAATCAGCGTTGCTCTTCCAAGAGTTAAAGACTTCCGTGGTCTTCCAAAAAATGGTTTTGACGGACGTGGAAACTATAACTTCGGTCTTAGTGAGCAGCTAATGTTTCCAGAGGTTGAGTATGATAAAATTTTACGAACTCATGGTATGAATATTACGATTGCTACTACGGCTAAAAATGATAAAGAGGCATTCAAATTGCTAGAGCTATTTGGTGTGCCGTTTGCAAAAGGAAAGTAA
- the rplX gene encoding 50S ribosomal protein L24 — MANVKFKVKKGDTIKIIAGDDKGKTGKILAVLAKKGQVIVEGCKIAKKAIKPSEKTPNGGHVNKEMPIDISNVAKVEG, encoded by the coding sequence ATGGCTAATGTAAAATTTAAAGTCAAAAAAGGCGATACTATTAAGATCATCGCTGGTGACGATAAAGGCAAAACTGGTAAAATTTTAGCAGTTCTTGCAAAAAAAGGTCAGGTTATAGTTGAGGGATGCAAAATAGCTAAAAAAGCTATCAAACCAAGCGAAAAAACTCCAAATGGTGGTCACGTAAATAAAGAGATGCCAATTGACATATCAAATGTCGCGAAAGTTGAAGGATAA
- the rplN gene encoding 50S ribosomal protein L14, with product MIQSFTRLAVADNSGAKELMCIKVLGGSKRRYATLGDIIVCSVKKALPNGKIKKGQVVKAVVVRTKKEVQRDNGSLIRFDENAAVILDSKKEPVGTRIFGPVGREVRYANFMKIVSLAPEVL from the coding sequence ATGATTCAAAGTTTTACAAGACTTGCAGTTGCTGATAATAGTGGTGCAAAAGAGTTAATGTGTATAAAAGTTCTTGGCGGCAGCAAAAGAAGATACGCTACACTTGGCGATATCATAGTTTGCTCTGTTAAAAAAGCTCTTCCAAATGGTAAGATCAAAAAAGGACAGGTTGTAAAAGCTGTTGTTGTAAGAACTAAAAAAGAGGTTCAAAGAGATAATGGTTCGCTAATCCGCTTTGACGAGAACGCAGCTGTTATACTTGATAGCAAAAAAGAGCCAGTCGGCACTCGTATTTTTGGACCAGTTGGACGTGAAGTTAGATATGCTAACTTTATGAAGATTGTTTCGCTAGCTCCGGAGGTTTTATAA
- the rpsQ gene encoding 30S ribosomal protein S17: MALKREIQGVVLQKAGDKTATILVERRVMHPRYHKFVKRFKKYLVHDEKNETRAGDTVVAIECRPLSARKNFRLKAVLAKGVE, encoded by the coding sequence ATGGCATTAAAAAGAGAAATTCAAGGTGTTGTTTTACAAAAAGCTGGAGATAAAACAGCTACTATTTTGGTAGAAAGACGCGTTATGCACCCAAGATACCATAAATTTGTAAAACGCTTTAAAAAATATTTAGTTCACGATGAGAAAAATGAGACAAGAGCAGGCGATACAGTTGTTGCGATCGAGTGCAGACCACTTTCAGCTCGCAAGAATTTTCGCTTAAAAGCTGTATTGGCAAAGGGAGTTGAGTAA
- the rpmC gene encoding 50S ribosomal protein L29: protein MKYTELKDKSVAELNALLKEKKVLLFTLRQKLKTMQLSNPNEISAVRKEIAQINTAISATRQGA, encoded by the coding sequence ATGAAATATACTGAGTTAAAAGATAAGAGCGTTGCAGAATTAAACGCGTTGCTAAAAGAGAAAAAGGTGCTTTTATTTACTTTAAGACAAAAGCTAAAAACTATGCAGTTAAGCAACCCTAATGAGATTAGTGCTGTTCGCAAAGAGATAGCTCAGATCAACACTGCAATTAGTGCAACAAGACAAGGGGCGTAA
- the rplP gene encoding 50S ribosomal protein L16: protein MLMPKRTKFRKQMKGRNRGYATRGASLATGEFALKAVEAGRINSRQIEAARQALTRHVKRQAKIWIRVFPDKPLTKKPLQTRMGKGKAGVEEWVMNIKPGRIIFEMAGVSEELAREALTLALHKLPFKSKFVTRESENEIY, encoded by the coding sequence ATGTTGATGCCTAAAAGAACGAAATTTCGTAAGCAAATGAAAGGTCGCAACCGTGGTTATGCGACTCGTGGAGCATCTTTAGCAACTGGCGAATTTGCACTTAAGGCTGTTGAAGCTGGCAGAATAAATTCTCGCCAAATAGAAGCTGCTCGTCAAGCTCTAACTCGTCACGTAAAAAGACAGGCTAAAATTTGGATTAGGGTTTTCCCTGATAAGCCACTTACTAAAAAACCTCTACAAACTCGTATGGGTAAAGGTAAGGCTGGAGTTGAAGAGTGGGTTATGAATATCAAACCTGGTCGTATAATATTTGAAATGGCTGGTGTTAGCGAAGAGTTGGCTCGTGAAGCTCTAACTTTGGCTTTACACAAACTTCCTTTCAAATCAAAATTTGTAACGCGAGAGAGTGAAAATGAAATATACTGA
- the rpsC gene encoding 30S ribosomal protein S3: MGQKVNPIGLRLGINRNWESRWFPTKQSLPENIGEDYKIRAFLKKKLYYAGISQILIERTAKKLRVTVVAARPGIIIGKKGQDVENLKNEVSKLIGKEVNVNIKEERKAQASAQLAAENVAMQLEKRVAFRRAMKKVIQGAQKSGAKGIKISVAGRLGGAEMARTEWYLEGRVPLHTLRAKIDYGVAEAHTTYGNIGIKVWIFKGEVLQKGVQPEKTEEEAPKKTRRARRGK; this comes from the coding sequence ATGGGACAAAAAGTAAATCCAATAGGTCTTAGACTAGGAATTAACCGCAACTGGGAATCTAGATGGTTTCCAACCAAACAAAGTCTTCCTGAAAATATCGGTGAAGATTACAAAATTCGTGCATTTTTAAAGAAAAAACTTTACTATGCAGGAATTAGCCAAATTCTAATCGAAAGAACGGCTAAAAAACTTCGTGTAACCGTAGTTGCAGCTCGTCCTGGTATCATCATTGGCAAAAAAGGTCAAGATGTTGAAAACCTAAAGAACGAAGTTAGCAAACTTATCGGTAAAGAAGTAAATGTAAATATCAAAGAAGAAAGAAAAGCTCAAGCTTCAGCTCAACTTGCTGCTGAAAACGTAGCTATGCAACTTGAAAAGCGTGTCGCATTTAGACGTGCTATGAAAAAAGTTATCCAAGGTGCTCAAAAATCAGGCGCTAAAGGTATCAAAATTTCAGTTGCTGGTCGTTTAGGTGGTGCTGAGATGGCAAGAACCGAGTGGTATCTAGAAGGTCGCGTTCCGCTTCATACTCTTAGAGCAAAGATCGATTACGGTGTAGCTGAGGCTCATACGACTTATGGAAACATAGGTATTAAAGTATGGATTTTTAAAGGTGAGGTTCTTCAAAAAGGTGTTCAACCTGAGAAAACTGAAGAAGAAGCACCTAAGAAAACACGTAGAGCAAGAAGAGGTAAATAA
- the rplV gene encoding 50S ribosomal protein L22 → MSRAIIKFVRLSPTKARLIAREVQGMNAELALASLQFMPNRGAKFIANAISSAVANGGFEPEEVVVTSCRVDAGPVLKRFRPRARGTASKIRKPTSHVMVEVSKPEKKEA, encoded by the coding sequence ATGAGTAGAGCAATTATAAAATTCGTAAGACTTTCTCCTACAAAAGCAAGACTTATAGCAAGAGAAGTTCAAGGCATGAATGCCGAGCTAGCACTTGCAAGCTTGCAATTTATGCCAAATCGTGGTGCTAAATTTATAGCAAACGCTATTAGCTCAGCAGTAGCAAATGGCGGATTTGAGCCAGAAGAGGTTGTAGTAACTAGTTGCCGCGTTGACGCTGGTCCTGTATTAAAGAGATTTAGACCAAGAGCAAGAGGAACAGCGAGCAAAATTCGCAAACCTACTTCTCATGTAATGGTAGAAGTATCTAAACCTGAAAAGAAGGAAGCATAA
- the rpsS gene encoding 30S ribosomal protein S19, producing the protein MARSLKKGPFVDDHVMKKVIAAKNANDNKPIKTWSRRSTIVPEMIGLTFNVHNGKSFIPVYVTENHIGYKLGEFAPTRTFKGHKGSVQKKIGK; encoded by the coding sequence ATGGCAAGATCACTCAAAAAAGGTCCTTTCGTAGATGATCATGTAATGAAAAAAGTTATTGCCGCAAAAAATGCAAACGATAACAAACCAATCAAGACTTGGTCAAGACGTAGCACGATTGTACCTGAAATGATTGGACTAACATTTAACGTTCATAATGGCAAGAGCTTTATTCCTGTATATGTTACAGAAAATCATATAGGCTATAAACTTGGCGAATTTGCTCCAACACGCACATTTAAGGGTCACAAAGGCTCAGTGCAAAAGAAAATCGGCAAGTAA
- the rplB gene encoding 50S ribosomal protein L2: protein MAIKSYKPYTPSRRYITGLSSEDITAKPSVRSLLVKIPATGGRNNNGRITSRHKEAGAKKLYRIIDFKRRKFGIEGKVEAIEYDPNRNCRIALIAYKDGEKRYIIRPNGLNVGDVIASIDEGSLDIKPGNAMKLRFIPVGTIVHNVELKPGKGAQIARSAGGYAQLMGKEEKYVILRMPSGEMRQVLAECMASIGVVGNEDWANITIGKAGRNRHRGIRPQTRGSAMNPVDHPHGGGEGKKNSGRHPVTPWGKPTKGAKTRRKKASDKLIISRRKGK from the coding sequence ATGGCTATAAAATCATATAAACCATATACACCTAGTCGCAGATATATCACTGGACTAAGCTCTGAAGATATAACAGCTAAACCAAGCGTTAGAAGCTTGCTTGTTAAAATACCTGCAACTGGTGGTAGAAATAACAATGGCCGTATAACTTCAAGACATAAAGAAGCAGGTGCAAAAAAACTTTATCGTATCATCGACTTCAAACGTCGTAAATTTGGTATAGAAGGTAAAGTTGAAGCGATCGAATACGATCCAAATAGAAACTGCCGTATCGCTCTTATAGCTTATAAAGATGGTGAAAAGCGCTATATCATTAGACCAAATGGCCTAAATGTTGGCGATGTTATCGCGTCTATCGATGAGGGTTCACTAGATATTAAACCAGGCAACGCTATGAAACTAAGATTTATCCCAGTTGGTACTATCGTTCATAACGTAGAGCTAAAACCTGGTAAAGGCGCTCAGATAGCTCGTTCAGCTGGCGGTTATGCTCAGCTAATGGGTAAAGAAGAGAAGTATGTTATCTTAAGAATGCCAAGTGGCGAGATGAGACAAGTACTAGCTGAGTGTATGGCAAGTATCGGTGTAGTTGGCAACGAAGACTGGGCTAACATCACTATCGGTAAGGCCGGACGTAATCGCCACCGCGGTATCCGCCCACAAACACGTGGTTCTGCTATGAACCCAGTTGATCACCCACACGGTGGTGGTGAAGGTAAGAAAAATTCAGGCCGTCACCCAGTTACTCCATGGGGTAAACCAACTAAAGGTGCTAAGACTCGCCGTAAAAAAGCTAGCGATAAGCTTATAATTTCAAGAAGGAAAGGAAAATAG
- a CDS encoding 50S ribosomal protein L23, translating into MADITDIKTIIYTEKTLGLQEQGVVVIQTSPRVTKNSLKVVLQEYFGVTPVRVNSLRISGKVKRFRGRAGQRDEIKKFYVKLPEGVSLENTEA; encoded by the coding sequence ATGGCGGATATAACTGATATCAAAACAATTATTTATACAGAAAAAACTCTAGGCCTTCAAGAACAAGGCGTTGTTGTTATCCAAACTTCACCAAGAGTTACAAAAAACAGCTTAAAAGTGGTTTTACAAGAGTATTTTGGAGTAACGCCTGTTCGCGTAAATTCACTTAGAATTAGCGGCAAAGTTAAGCGTTTTAGAGGAAGAGCAGGTCAGCGTGACGAGATAAAGAAATTCTACGTTAAGTTACCTGAAGGCGTAAGCCTAGAAAATACGGAGGCGTAA